From a region of the Clupea harengus chromosome 9, Ch_v2.0.2, whole genome shotgun sequence genome:
- the pxylp1 gene encoding 2-phosphoxylose phosphatase 1 isoform X2 encodes MLAVVGMQTLISVVFAVQLMPVAPVEAVRSGGGKNRKRVNPVLLTPPATPDPLAGAYLYCNTPNRTQQTWEGHSPADYQLLSVQVMIRHGDRYPLYSIPRTKKPPIDCILSPNKKPSHPLLSSFIAHMGKDGQENWDASLTSLPRLPNHSACEMGELTQTGVVQHLRNGQLLRGAYLRGPPLLPASLGSSQVLLETTGKSRTLQSGLALLYGLLPGGHQRSALRVRQHWNALFCGRSCDCPARQRHLEAEQRRQYRLRVADTRLDRAYVAMAAALGVSPRAIRAANPVDALLCHLCHGLPFPCRVADGNGDNDSNAFSVSAATTCLTPAHLAEIRRQQEEDERERRGAGLYHRYAVLAAQPYLERCAARMERVARGNLSPTEPLVTLASAHDITLTPVLSALGLEGVAAFPGFAARLVMELWRRPPPAGGGARDRETERGRDRETERGRELKGRRSDDLFVRVLYNGEDLTFHTAFCRTHPRHTHTHTHTPLCPLGRFLRFVRGEIFSPLNATSYQEACHASVP; translated from the exons ATGTTAGCAGTGGTTGGTATGCAGACCCTGATCTCTGTGGTGTTTGCTG TGCAGCTGATGCCAGTAGCCCCAGTGGAGGCGGTGCGCTCTGGAGGAGGgaagaacaggaagagagtgaaCCCCGTCCTGCTGACGCCCCCGGCCACCCCCGACCCCCTGGCAGGGGCCTACCTGTACTGCAACACCCCCAACCGCACGCAGCAGACATgggagg GACACAGCCCTGCAGACTATCAGCTGCTCTCCGTGCAGGTCATGATTCGCCACGGCGACCGCTACCCTCTCTACTCCATCCCCAGGACCAAGAAACCGCCCATTGACTGCATTCTGTCCCCCAACAa aAAGCCCTCTCACCCGCTCCTGTCCTCCTTCATCGCTCACATGGGTAAAGACGGACAGGAGAACTGGGACGCCTCCCTCACCTCGCTGCCCCGCCTGCCCAATCACAGCGCCTGTGAGATGGGCGagctcacacagacag GTGTTGTGCAGCACCTGCGTAACGGCCAGTTGTTGCGGGGCGCGTACCTGCGCGGGCCCCCCCTGCTGCCGGCGTCTCTGGGCTCGTCCCAGGTGCTCCTGGAGACCACGGGCAAGAGCCGCACGCTGCAGAGCGGCCTGGCGCTGCTGTACGGCCTGCTGCCCGGCGGGCACCAGCGCTCCGCCCTGCGGGTGCGCCAGCACTGGAACGCGCTGTTCTGCGGGCGCTCCTGCGACTGCCCCGCGCGCCAGCGCCACCTGGAGGCCGAGCAGCGCCGGCAGTACCGCCTGCGCGTGGCCGACACCCGCCTCGACCGCGCCTACGTCGCCATGGCCGCCGCGCTGGGCGTGTCGCCGCGGGCCATCCGGGCGGCCAATCCCGTGGACGCGCTGCTGTGCCACCTGTGCCACGGGCTGCCCTTCCCCTGCCGCGTCGCCGACGGCAACGGCGACAACGACAGCAACGCTTTTTCGGTCTCCGCGGCGACCACCTGCCTGACTCCGGCGCACCTGGCCGAGATCCGgcggcagcaggaggaggacgagagggAGCGGCGGGGGGCGGGGCTTTACCATCGCTACGCCGTGCTCGCCGCACAGCCCTACCTGGAGCGCTGCGCCGCCCGCATGGAGCGCGTCGCCCGCGGCAACCTGTCGCCCACGGAGCCCCTGGTCACCCTGGCCTCCGCGCACGACATCACCCTCACGCCGGTGCTCAGCGCCCTGGGCCTGGAGGGCGTGGCCGCGTTCCCGGGCTTCGCGGCGCGGCTGGTGATGGAGCTGTGGCGCCGGCCCCCCCCCGCGGGCGGCggagcgag ggatagagagacggagagagggagggatagagagacggagagagggagggagctgaAGGGCAGGCGATCGGACGACCTGTTTGTGCGCGTGCTCTACAACGGCGAGGACCTGACGTTCCACACCGCCTTCTGCCGCACGCAcccgcgacacacacacacacacacacacacccccctctgcCCGCTCGGCAGGTTCCTGCGCTTCGTCCGAGGAGAGATCTTCAGCCCCCTCAACGCCACCAGCTACCAGGAGGCATGCCACGCCAGTGTACCTTAg
- the pxylp1 gene encoding 2-phosphoxylose phosphatase 1 isoform X4 — protein sequence MIRHGDRYPLYSIPRTKKPPIDCILSPNKKPSHPLLSSFIAHMGKDGQENWDASLTSLPRLPNHSACEMGELTQTGVVQHLRNGQLLRGAYLRGPPLLPASLGSSQVLLETTGKSRTLQSGLALLYGLLPGGHQRSALRVRQHWNALFCGRSCDCPARQRHLEAEQRRQYRLRVADTRLDRAYVAMAAALGVSPRAIRAANPVDALLCHLCHGLPFPCRVADGNGDNDSNAFSVSAATTCLTPAHLAEIRRQQEEDERERRGAGLYHRYAVLAAQPYLERCAARMERVARGNLSPTEPLVTLASAHDITLTPVLSALGLEGVAAFPGFAARLVMELWRRPPPAGGGARDRETERGRDRETERGRELKGRRSDDLFVRVLYNGEDLTFHTAFCRTHPRHTHTHTHTPLCPLGRFLRFVRGEIFSPLNATSYQEACHASVP from the exons ATGATTCGCCACGGCGACCGCTACCCTCTCTACTCCATCCCCAGGACCAAGAAACCGCCCATTGACTGCATTCTGTCCCCCAACAa aAAGCCCTCTCACCCGCTCCTGTCCTCCTTCATCGCTCACATGGGTAAAGACGGACAGGAGAACTGGGACGCCTCCCTCACCTCGCTGCCCCGCCTGCCCAATCACAGCGCCTGTGAGATGGGCGagctcacacagacag GTGTTGTGCAGCACCTGCGTAACGGCCAGTTGTTGCGGGGCGCGTACCTGCGCGGGCCCCCCCTGCTGCCGGCGTCTCTGGGCTCGTCCCAGGTGCTCCTGGAGACCACGGGCAAGAGCCGCACGCTGCAGAGCGGCCTGGCGCTGCTGTACGGCCTGCTGCCCGGCGGGCACCAGCGCTCCGCCCTGCGGGTGCGCCAGCACTGGAACGCGCTGTTCTGCGGGCGCTCCTGCGACTGCCCCGCGCGCCAGCGCCACCTGGAGGCCGAGCAGCGCCGGCAGTACCGCCTGCGCGTGGCCGACACCCGCCTCGACCGCGCCTACGTCGCCATGGCCGCCGCGCTGGGCGTGTCGCCGCGGGCCATCCGGGCGGCCAATCCCGTGGACGCGCTGCTGTGCCACCTGTGCCACGGGCTGCCCTTCCCCTGCCGCGTCGCCGACGGCAACGGCGACAACGACAGCAACGCTTTTTCGGTCTCCGCGGCGACCACCTGCCTGACTCCGGCGCACCTGGCCGAGATCCGgcggcagcaggaggaggacgagagggAGCGGCGGGGGGCGGGGCTTTACCATCGCTACGCCGTGCTCGCCGCACAGCCCTACCTGGAGCGCTGCGCCGCCCGCATGGAGCGCGTCGCCCGCGGCAACCTGTCGCCCACGGAGCCCCTGGTCACCCTGGCCTCCGCGCACGACATCACCCTCACGCCGGTGCTCAGCGCCCTGGGCCTGGAGGGCGTGGCCGCGTTCCCGGGCTTCGCGGCGCGGCTGGTGATGGAGCTGTGGCGCCGGCCCCCCCCCGCGGGCGGCggagcgag ggatagagagacggagagagggagggatagagagacggagagagggagggagctgaAGGGCAGGCGATCGGACGACCTGTTTGTGCGCGTGCTCTACAACGGCGAGGACCTGACGTTCCACACCGCCTTCTGCCGCACGCAcccgcgacacacacacacacacacacacacccccctctgcCCGCTCGGCAGGTTCCTGCGCTTCGTCCGAGGAGAGATCTTCAGCCCCCTCAACGCCACCAGCTACCAGGAGGCATGCCACGCCAGTGTACCTTAg
- the pxylp1 gene encoding 2-phosphoxylose phosphatase 1 isoform X3: protein MPVAPVEAVRSGGGKNRKRVNPVLLTPPATPDPLAGAYLYCNTPNRTQQTWEGHSPADYQLLSVQVMIRHGDRYPLYSIPRTKKPPIDCILSPNKKPSHPLLSSFIAHMGKDGQENWDASLTSLPRLPNHSACEMGELTQTGVVQHLRNGQLLRGAYLRGPPLLPASLGSSQVLLETTGKSRTLQSGLALLYGLLPGGHQRSALRVRQHWNALFCGRSCDCPARQRHLEAEQRRQYRLRVADTRLDRAYVAMAAALGVSPRAIRAANPVDALLCHLCHGLPFPCRVADGNGDNDSNAFSVSAATTCLTPAHLAEIRRQQEEDERERRGAGLYHRYAVLAAQPYLERCAARMERVARGNLSPTEPLVTLASAHDITLTPVLSALGLEGVAAFPGFAARLVMELWRRPPPAGGGARDRETERGRDRETERGRELKGRRSDDLFVRVLYNGEDLTFHTAFCRTHPRHTHTHTHTPLCPLGRFLRFVRGEIFSPLNATSYQEACHASVP, encoded by the exons ATGCCAGTAGCCCCAGTGGAGGCGGTGCGCTCTGGAGGAGGgaagaacaggaagagagtgaaCCCCGTCCTGCTGACGCCCCCGGCCACCCCCGACCCCCTGGCAGGGGCCTACCTGTACTGCAACACCCCCAACCGCACGCAGCAGACATgggagg GACACAGCCCTGCAGACTATCAGCTGCTCTCCGTGCAGGTCATGATTCGCCACGGCGACCGCTACCCTCTCTACTCCATCCCCAGGACCAAGAAACCGCCCATTGACTGCATTCTGTCCCCCAACAa aAAGCCCTCTCACCCGCTCCTGTCCTCCTTCATCGCTCACATGGGTAAAGACGGACAGGAGAACTGGGACGCCTCCCTCACCTCGCTGCCCCGCCTGCCCAATCACAGCGCCTGTGAGATGGGCGagctcacacagacag GTGTTGTGCAGCACCTGCGTAACGGCCAGTTGTTGCGGGGCGCGTACCTGCGCGGGCCCCCCCTGCTGCCGGCGTCTCTGGGCTCGTCCCAGGTGCTCCTGGAGACCACGGGCAAGAGCCGCACGCTGCAGAGCGGCCTGGCGCTGCTGTACGGCCTGCTGCCCGGCGGGCACCAGCGCTCCGCCCTGCGGGTGCGCCAGCACTGGAACGCGCTGTTCTGCGGGCGCTCCTGCGACTGCCCCGCGCGCCAGCGCCACCTGGAGGCCGAGCAGCGCCGGCAGTACCGCCTGCGCGTGGCCGACACCCGCCTCGACCGCGCCTACGTCGCCATGGCCGCCGCGCTGGGCGTGTCGCCGCGGGCCATCCGGGCGGCCAATCCCGTGGACGCGCTGCTGTGCCACCTGTGCCACGGGCTGCCCTTCCCCTGCCGCGTCGCCGACGGCAACGGCGACAACGACAGCAACGCTTTTTCGGTCTCCGCGGCGACCACCTGCCTGACTCCGGCGCACCTGGCCGAGATCCGgcggcagcaggaggaggacgagagggAGCGGCGGGGGGCGGGGCTTTACCATCGCTACGCCGTGCTCGCCGCACAGCCCTACCTGGAGCGCTGCGCCGCCCGCATGGAGCGCGTCGCCCGCGGCAACCTGTCGCCCACGGAGCCCCTGGTCACCCTGGCCTCCGCGCACGACATCACCCTCACGCCGGTGCTCAGCGCCCTGGGCCTGGAGGGCGTGGCCGCGTTCCCGGGCTTCGCGGCGCGGCTGGTGATGGAGCTGTGGCGCCGGCCCCCCCCCGCGGGCGGCggagcgag ggatagagagacggagagagggagggatagagagacggagagagggagggagctgaAGGGCAGGCGATCGGACGACCTGTTTGTGCGCGTGCTCTACAACGGCGAGGACCTGACGTTCCACACCGCCTTCTGCCGCACGCAcccgcgacacacacacacacacacacacacccccctctgcCCGCTCGGCAGGTTCCTGCGCTTCGTCCGAGGAGAGATCTTCAGCCCCCTCAACGCCACCAGCTACCAGGAGGCATGCCACGCCAGTGTACCTTAg
- the pxylp1 gene encoding 2-phosphoxylose phosphatase 1 isoform X1 has product MLARNRFILLLVVGVVLAALSYSLQYLQLMPVAPVEAVRSGGGKNRKRVNPVLLTPPATPDPLAGAYLYCNTPNRTQQTWEGHSPADYQLLSVQVMIRHGDRYPLYSIPRTKKPPIDCILSPNKKPSHPLLSSFIAHMGKDGQENWDASLTSLPRLPNHSACEMGELTQTGVVQHLRNGQLLRGAYLRGPPLLPASLGSSQVLLETTGKSRTLQSGLALLYGLLPGGHQRSALRVRQHWNALFCGRSCDCPARQRHLEAEQRRQYRLRVADTRLDRAYVAMAAALGVSPRAIRAANPVDALLCHLCHGLPFPCRVADGNGDNDSNAFSVSAATTCLTPAHLAEIRRQQEEDERERRGAGLYHRYAVLAAQPYLERCAARMERVARGNLSPTEPLVTLASAHDITLTPVLSALGLEGVAAFPGFAARLVMELWRRPPPAGGGARDRETERGRDRETERGRELKGRRSDDLFVRVLYNGEDLTFHTAFCRTHPRHTHTHTHTPLCPLGRFLRFVRGEIFSPLNATSYQEACHASVP; this is encoded by the exons ATGCTGGCCAGGAACCGCTTCATCCTGCTGTTGGTGGTCGGGGTGgtgctggctgctctcagctaCAGCCTGcagtact TGCAGCTGATGCCAGTAGCCCCAGTGGAGGCGGTGCGCTCTGGAGGAGGgaagaacaggaagagagtgaaCCCCGTCCTGCTGACGCCCCCGGCCACCCCCGACCCCCTGGCAGGGGCCTACCTGTACTGCAACACCCCCAACCGCACGCAGCAGACATgggagg GACACAGCCCTGCAGACTATCAGCTGCTCTCCGTGCAGGTCATGATTCGCCACGGCGACCGCTACCCTCTCTACTCCATCCCCAGGACCAAGAAACCGCCCATTGACTGCATTCTGTCCCCCAACAa aAAGCCCTCTCACCCGCTCCTGTCCTCCTTCATCGCTCACATGGGTAAAGACGGACAGGAGAACTGGGACGCCTCCCTCACCTCGCTGCCCCGCCTGCCCAATCACAGCGCCTGTGAGATGGGCGagctcacacagacag GTGTTGTGCAGCACCTGCGTAACGGCCAGTTGTTGCGGGGCGCGTACCTGCGCGGGCCCCCCCTGCTGCCGGCGTCTCTGGGCTCGTCCCAGGTGCTCCTGGAGACCACGGGCAAGAGCCGCACGCTGCAGAGCGGCCTGGCGCTGCTGTACGGCCTGCTGCCCGGCGGGCACCAGCGCTCCGCCCTGCGGGTGCGCCAGCACTGGAACGCGCTGTTCTGCGGGCGCTCCTGCGACTGCCCCGCGCGCCAGCGCCACCTGGAGGCCGAGCAGCGCCGGCAGTACCGCCTGCGCGTGGCCGACACCCGCCTCGACCGCGCCTACGTCGCCATGGCCGCCGCGCTGGGCGTGTCGCCGCGGGCCATCCGGGCGGCCAATCCCGTGGACGCGCTGCTGTGCCACCTGTGCCACGGGCTGCCCTTCCCCTGCCGCGTCGCCGACGGCAACGGCGACAACGACAGCAACGCTTTTTCGGTCTCCGCGGCGACCACCTGCCTGACTCCGGCGCACCTGGCCGAGATCCGgcggcagcaggaggaggacgagagggAGCGGCGGGGGGCGGGGCTTTACCATCGCTACGCCGTGCTCGCCGCACAGCCCTACCTGGAGCGCTGCGCCGCCCGCATGGAGCGCGTCGCCCGCGGCAACCTGTCGCCCACGGAGCCCCTGGTCACCCTGGCCTCCGCGCACGACATCACCCTCACGCCGGTGCTCAGCGCCCTGGGCCTGGAGGGCGTGGCCGCGTTCCCGGGCTTCGCGGCGCGGCTGGTGATGGAGCTGTGGCGCCGGCCCCCCCCCGCGGGCGGCggagcgag ggatagagagacggagagagggagggatagagagacggagagagggagggagctgaAGGGCAGGCGATCGGACGACCTGTTTGTGCGCGTGCTCTACAACGGCGAGGACCTGACGTTCCACACCGCCTTCTGCCGCACGCAcccgcgacacacacacacacacacacacacccccctctgcCCGCTCGGCAGGTTCCTGCGCTTCGTCCGAGGAGAGATCTTCAGCCCCCTCAACGCCACCAGCTACCAGGAGGCATGCCACGCCAGTGTACCTTAg